A window of the Odocoileus virginianus isolate 20LAN1187 ecotype Illinois chromosome 20, Ovbor_1.2, whole genome shotgun sequence genome harbors these coding sequences:
- the CNFN gene encoding cornifelin codes for MSYPVTSQPQSASTCYQTQLSDWHTGLTDCCNDMPVCLCGTFAPLCLACRISDDFGECCCTPYLPGGLHSLRTGMRERYRIQGSVGKDWAALTFCLPCALCQMARELKIRE; via the exons ATGTCCTACCCAGTGACCAGTCAGCCCCAAAGCGCCAGCACCTGCTACCAGACCCAGCTCAGTGACTGGCACACCGGCCTCACGGACTGCTGCAACGACATGCCCGTCT GTCTGTGCGGCACCTTCGCCCCGCTGTGCCTCGCCTGCCGCATCTCCGACGACTTCGGCGAGTGCTGCTGCACGCCCTACCTGCCCGGAGGCCTGCACTCCCTCCGCACCGGCATGCGCGAGCGCTACCGCATCCAG GGCTCCGTCGGGAAGGACTGGGCAGCCCTCACCTTTTGTTTGCCCTGCGCCCTCTGTCAGATGGCGCGGGAACTGAAGATCCGAGAGTAA